A section of the Anabaena cylindrica PCC 7122 genome encodes:
- a CDS encoding ABC transporter ATP-binding protein gives MKIKKRNVLRQSLTVFRYSGRAINLVWTTSRSLTILLASLTLVAGLLPAAISYIGKLIVDAVVSASLVNSNSNGFVNNYEPLLYVGLEAIAIILLAGSQRGIIICQSLLRALLGQRVNVLILEKALTLDLRQFEDSEFYDKLTNARREASVRPLSLVTRTFGLVQNALSLITYGILLVNFSVWAVVMLIVAAMPVFIAETKFAGEAFRLFSWRAPETRQQHYLENLLAREDFATEVKLYQLGEMLLGRYHNLFAQLYRQDRDLTLRRGLWGYLLSLVSTAAFYIAYAWIVLETVVGRISLGDMTMYLTVFRQGQSTFANALTSIGGMYEDNLYLSNLYDFLEEEVPTSSGHATTGFHPQDGIRFENVSFTYPGSSQPALRNISLHLQPGEKLAIVGENGSGKTTLIKLLTRLYTPDSGRILLDGLDLQEWDVDVLRRRIGVIFQNFVRYQFTVGENIGVGDIEHLENKTRWQTAAQKGMAAPFIDQLPESFQTQLGRWFKGGQELSGGQWQKIALSRAFMRSQADILVLDEPTSAIDAQAEFEIFNHFRAITQHQMVLLISHRFSTVRMADKIAVIEDGVVVELGTHDELIQAGGRYAKLFLLQAAGYR, from the coding sequence ATGAAGATAAAAAAACGAAATGTTCTGCGTCAATCACTGACGGTTTTTCGCTATAGTGGACGGGCTATAAACTTAGTATGGACGACTAGTCGCTCGCTGACTATTCTTCTGGCTAGTTTAACTTTAGTAGCTGGCCTTTTACCGGCAGCGATATCCTACATTGGTAAATTAATTGTTGATGCAGTAGTGTCTGCCTCTCTTGTTAATTCAAACAGCAATGGTTTTGTCAATAATTATGAGCCTTTGTTGTATGTAGGATTAGAAGCGATCGCAATAATTTTACTCGCAGGCAGCCAACGGGGAATAATAATTTGCCAATCCTTACTGCGGGCGCTACTGGGACAGCGGGTAAACGTACTCATCTTAGAAAAGGCATTAACACTAGATCTGCGGCAGTTTGAAGACTCAGAATTTTATGACAAATTGACCAATGCACGCAGAGAAGCTTCCGTCCGTCCCCTTTCCCTAGTTACCCGCACCTTTGGCTTAGTTCAAAATGCCCTTTCTCTGATCACTTACGGTATTTTACTAGTAAATTTCTCAGTTTGGGCAGTGGTAATGCTGATTGTGGCAGCCATGCCCGTATTTATTGCGGAGACGAAGTTTGCAGGAGAAGCTTTTCGCTTATTTAGTTGGCGTGCGCCAGAAACTCGTCAACAGCATTACTTGGAAAACCTCTTAGCCAGAGAAGATTTTGCCACAGAAGTCAAACTCTACCAATTGGGAGAGATGCTGCTAGGACGTTACCACAACCTCTTTGCTCAACTCTACAGACAAGACCGCGATTTAACTCTACGGCGCGGATTGTGGGGTTATCTCCTGAGTTTAGTTAGTACTGCTGCTTTTTACATAGCTTATGCTTGGATTGTCTTGGAAACAGTGGTAGGCAGGATTTCCTTGGGAGATATGACCATGTATCTCACCGTGTTTCGCCAAGGACAGTCTACTTTTGCCAATGCCCTCACTTCTATAGGCGGTATGTATGAGGACAACCTCTATTTATCGAATCTCTACGATTTTTTAGAAGAAGAAGTACCAACATCTTCAGGTCATGCCACCACTGGTTTTCATCCCCAAGATGGTATCCGTTTTGAGAACGTATCATTTACTTATCCAGGCAGTTCCCAGCCAGCATTGAGAAACATTTCTCTGCATTTGCAACCTGGAGAAAAACTAGCCATTGTGGGTGAAAACGGTTCTGGTAAAACCACCTTAATCAAACTACTGACCAGACTCTACACCCCTGACTCTGGGAGAATTTTATTAGATGGCTTGGACTTGCAGGAATGGGATGTGGATGTGCTACGTCGTCGCATTGGTGTGATTTTTCAAAACTTTGTCCGGTATCAGTTCACTGTGGGTGAGAATATTGGTGTAGGCGATATAGAACATTTAGAAAACAAAACCCGCTGGCAAACTGCCGCCCAAAAAGGCATGGCCGCACCTTTTATTGACCAATTACCTGAAAGCTTCCAAACGCAGCTTGGTCGTTGGTTTAAGGGGGGACAAGAACTTTCGGGAGGACAGTGGCAGAAAATAGCCTTGTCTCGTGCTTTTATGCGATCGCAAGCTGATATCTTAGTGTTGGATGAACCAACATCAGCAATAGATGCCCAAGCTGAGTTTGAGATTTTTAATCATTTTCGGGCTATTACTCAACATCAAATGGTACTTTTGATTTCCCACCGTTTCTCAACAGTACGCATGGCTGACAAAATCGCAGTTATAGAAGATGGCGTTGTTGTGGAACTGGGAACTCATGACGAATTAATACAGGCAGGAGGACGTTATGCTAAGTTGTTTTTATTACAAGCAGCCGGATATCGGTAA